The following coding sequences lie in one Lolium perenne isolate Kyuss_39 chromosome 2, Kyuss_2.0, whole genome shotgun sequence genomic window:
- the LOC127333755 gene encoding regulator of nonsense transcripts 1 homolog isoform X1, protein MATQPPSSAAAADLYETASQPDPSASAAGDAYTFLEFNTQGDDFEYPDFPELSQPARSAPPPPAPVTSSPSSSWPPPPPPPDASPDPDLAPQDSTPPASSSSPSPRSSASKARASAADGLAAGVASLSFEEPPGAGAGEDGYDYGKGDFVEHACRYCGIHNPACVARCNVPSCRKWFCNSRGNTSGSHIVNHLVRAKHKEVCLHKDSPLGETILECYNCGCRNVFLLGFISAKAENVVVLLCREPCLNVNALKDMNWDLSQWCPLIDDRCFLSWLVKVPSEQEQLRARQISAQQINKVEELWKTNPDASLEDLEKPGVDDEPQPVVLKYEDAYQYQNVFAPLIKLEADYDKMMKESQSKDSLTVRWDVGLNKKRVAYFVFPKEDNELRLVPGDELRLRYSGGTSHPAWQSVGHVIKLTAQEEVALELRASQGVPVELNHGFSVDFVWKSTSFDRMQGAMKTFAVDETSVSGYIYHHLLGHEVEHQIIRNTLPKRFGAPGLPELNASQVLAVKSVLQKPVSLIQGPPGTGKTVTSAAIVYHMAKQGQGQVLVCAPSNVAVDQLAEKISSTGLKVVRLCAKSREAVSSPVEHLTLHYQVRHLDNSEKSEMHKLQQLKDEQGELSSSDEKKYKALKRATEREILQSADVICCTCVGAGDPRLSNFRFRQVLIDESTQATEPECLIPLVLGVKQVVLVGDHCQLGPVIMCKKAARAGLAQSLFERLVILGVKPFRLQVQYRMHPCLSEFPSNCFYEGTLQNGVTVNERQTTGIDFPWPVPNRPMFFYVQMGVEEISASGTSYLNRTEAANVEKIVTTFLRSGVVPSQIGVITPYEGQRAYIVNYMSRNGSLRQQLYKEIEVASVDSFQGREKDYIILSCVRSNEHQGIGFLNDPRRLNVALTRARYGIVVLGNPKVLSKQPLWNSLLTHYKEHECLVEGPLNNLKQSMVQFQKPKKIYNDRRLFLGGGQGVMHGSTFGAAGSVDKRSGRGKGHPFVPFGPPNGAHKPGVHPSGYPLPRMPFPPFPGSPHSQPYAIPTRGSLHGAIGAVPAVPQPGSRNFGAPRANTAGPIGGHLPPHQQNSQQAMGPTYNYPGLENPSSQPSGGGPMSQPGLMTQMPVQGLSQTFRDGFTVGGMSQDFFGDDFKSQGSHVAYNIADFSTQASQGGYGVEYTQGPQSGYPGNYLNQSAHPGYPHMGATNDIVSQDHMAHGSHGMFTQAGYNDPSQDESSQMHYGMGAPGHLQSQSMMNPMYSQSYAHYNTQPQSLQPPPQ, encoded by the exons ATGGCGACGCAGCCGCCTTCCTCCGCTGCGGCCGCTGACCTCTACGAGACGGCCTCGCAGCCGGacccctccgcctccgccgccggggACGCCTACACCTTCCTCGAGTTCAACACGCAGGGCGACGACTTCGAGTACCCCGACTTCCCGGAGCTCTCCCAGCCCGCCcgatccgcgccgccgcctccggccCCCGTCACCTCCTCACCATCCTCCtcctggccgccgccgcccccgccgcccGACGCCTCGCCCGACCCCGATCTCGCGCCGCAGGACTCCACCccaccggcctcctcctcctcgccctcgCCCCGCTCGTCCGCGTCCAAGGCACGGGCGTCAGCGGCGGACGGGCTCGCCGCGGGGGTCGCCTCCCTCAGCTTCGAGGAGCCTCCCGGTGCGGGAGCAGGGGAGGACGGCTACGACTACGGCAAGGGCGACTTCGTGGAGCACGCCTGCCGCTACTGCGGGATCCACAACCCCGCATGTGTCGCCCGCTGCAACGTGCCGTCCTGCCGCAAGTGGTTCTGCAACTCGAGGGGGAACACCTCTGGCTCCCATATCGTTAACCACCTG GTTAGAGCAAAACATAAGGAAGTTTGCCTTCACAAGGATAGCCCTCTGGGTGAAACAATCCTTGAATGCTACAATTGTGGCTGTCGGAATGTATTCCTTCTTGGTTTTATATCAGCAAAGGCAGAGAATGTTGTTGTTCTTCTGTGCAGAGAGCCCTGCTTGAATGTTAATGCATTGAAGGATATGAACTGGGATCTCAGTCAGTGGTGTCCTCTTATTGACGACAGGTGTTTCTTATCATGGCTTGTCAAG GTTCCCTCAGAACAGGAACAGCTGAGAGCCCGTCAAATTAGTGCCCAGCAAATTAACAAAGTAGAAGAGCTCTGGAAAACAAATCCTGATGCTTCTCTTGAAGATCTTGAAAAGCCTGGTGTAGATGATGAACCTCAGCCAGTGGTTTTGAAGTATGAAGATGCTTACCAG TATCAAAATGTCTTTGCTCCGCTGATAAAGCTTGAGGCTGACTATGACAAG ATGATGAAGGAGTCACAGAGCAAGGACAGTCTAACTGTGCGGTGGGACGTTGGATTGAACAAGAAGCGTGTTGCATATTTTGTCTTTCCAAAG GAAGATAATGAATTGAGACTTGTCCCTGGAGATGAGCTGCGTCTGAGATATTCTGGTGGTACTTCACACCCTGCATGGCAATCTGTGGGGCACGTG ATTAAACTCACTGCACAAGAGGAGGTAGCACTGGAGCTTCGTGCTAGTCAG GGTGTACCTGTTGAATTGAACCATGGATTCAGTGTGGATTTTGTTTGGAAGAGTACTAGCTTTGATAGGATGCAAGGGGCAATGAAGACTTTTGCTGTAGATGAGACAAGTGTCAGTGG ATACATATACCACCATCTTTTGGGCCACGAAGTTGAGCATCAGATAATACGTAATACACTACCAAAACGCTTTGGTGCACCTGGACTTCCAGAACTAAATGCTTCCCAG GTCTTGGCAGTTAAAAGTGTTCTTCAGAAGCCCGTTAGTTTGATTCAAGGCCCACCTGGCACTGGGAAAACTGTTACATCAGCTGCAATCGTGTACCACATGGCAAAACAAGGTCAAGGACAG GTCCTTGTATGTGCACCAAGTAATGTTGCTGTTGATCAGTTGGCAGAGAAGATAAGCTCAACAGGTCTCAAG GTTGTTAGGCTCTGTGCGAAATCTAGAGAAGCtgtttcatcacctgttgagcatcTGACACTTCATTATCAG GTTCGGCATCTCGATAATTCTGAAAAGAGCGAAATGCATAAGCTACAGCAACTGAAAGATGAACAAG GGGAATTATCGAGCAGTGATGAGAAAAAGTACAAGGCACTAAAACGGGCCACTGAAAGAGAGATATTACAAAGTGCTGATGTGATTTGCTGCACTTGTGTTGGTGCTGGAGACCCTCGTTTGTCAAACTTCCGTTTTCGCCAG GTTCTTATCGATGAGTCTACACAGGCAACAGAGCCGGAATGTCTTATTCCGTTGGTTCTTGGTGTCAAGCAG GTTGTTCTTGTTGGAGATCATTGCCAATTGGGTCCTGTCATCATGTGCAAAAAGGCAGCACGAGCAGGATTAGCACAATCTCTCTTTGAGCGCCTTGTTATCCTTGGAGTCAAGCCATTCAGGCTACAG GTCCAATATAGAATGCACCCTTGTCTTTCAGAATTTCCGTCCAACTGTTTCTATGAAGGCACGCTGCAAAATGGAGTAACTGTAAATGAAAGGCAAACAACTGGAATTGATTTTCCTTGGCCTGTTCCAAATCGACCCATGTTCTTCTATGTGCAG ATGGGAGTAGAAGAGATAAGTGCTAGTGGGACATCTTACCTCAATAGAACTGAAGCTGCAAATGTAGAGAAAATTGTAACTACATTCTTAAGAAGTGGTGTTGTGCCAAGCCAG ATTGGAGTTATCACACCTTATGAAGGGCAAAGGGCGTATATTGTAAATTATATGTCAAGGAATGGCTCTCTCCGCCAACAGCTTTATAAGGAAATTGAG GTGGCAAGTGTCGACTCCTTTCAGGGAAGAGAAAAAGATTACATTATTCTGTCCTGTGTTAGAAGCAATGAACACCAG GGTATTGGGTTTCTCAATGATCCACGCAGGTTAAATGTTGCGTTAACTCGTGCTCGGTATGGTATAGTCGTTCTTGGGAATCCAAAAGTTCTAAGCAAGCAACCTCTTTGGAATAGCTTGTTGACACATTACAAG GAGCATGAGTGCTTGGTAGAGGGACCTTTGAACAACTTGAAGCAGAGTATGGTGCAATTTCAAAAACCCAAAAAG ATCTACAATGATCGGAGACTGTTCCTGGGTGGTGGTCAAGGTGTCATGCATGGATCTACCTTCGGCGCAGCAGGCTCAGTAGATAAGAGAAGTGGTAGGGGAAAAG GTCACCCGTTTGTTCCATTTGGGCCGCCAAATGGTGCTCACAAGCCTGGTGTGCACCCATCAGGCTATCCTTTACCCCGTATGCCATTTCCTCCATTTCCTGGGTCTCCTCATTCTCAACCCTATGCAATTCCTACCCGGGGATCCCTGCATGGAGCCATTGGAGCTGTTCCAGCGGTGCCTCAACCTGGTAGCAGAAACTTTGGGGCTCCTCGTGCAAATACTGCTGGCCCTATTGGTGGGCACCTTCCTCCTCATCAACAGAACTCTCAGCAAGCTATGGGGCCAACTTATAACTATCCTGGCTTGGAAAACCCGAGCAGTCAGCCATCTGGTGGAGGCCCGATGTCCCAACCTGGACTGATGACACAG ATGCCTGTTCAAGGTCTCAGTCAAACGTTCCGCGATGGATTTACCGTTGGTGGAATGTCTCAG GACTTCTTTGGAGATGATTTTAAGAGTCAAGGATCTCACGTGGCATACAACATTGCAGATTTTTCTACTCAG GCTTCTCAAGGTGGTTATGGTGTTGAATATACACAAGGGCCCCAATCTGGATATCCTGGGAATTATTTGAACCAAAGTGCGCATCCAGGATACCCACATATGGGTGCAACAAATGATATTGTATCTCAG GATCACATGGCCCATGGTTCACATGGAATGTTTACACAAGCGGGATACAATGACCCATCACAAGACGAGTCTTCTCAGATGCATTATGGGATGGGTGCTCCTGGCCATCTTCAGTCGCAG AGCATGATGAATCCTATGTACTCTCAGTCTTATGCTCACTATAACACACAACCCCAGTCCCTGCAGCCTCCTCCACAGTGA
- the LOC127333755 gene encoding regulator of nonsense transcripts 1 homolog isoform X2 — translation MATQPPSSAAAADLYETASQPDPSASAAGDAYTFLEFNTQGDDFEYPDFPELSQPARSAPPPPAPVTSSPSSSWPPPPPPPDASPDPDLAPQDSTPPASSSSPSPRSSASKARASAADGLAAGVASLSFEEPPGAGAGEDGYDYGKGDFVEHACRYCGIHNPACVARCNVPSCRKWFCNSRGNTSGSHIVNHLVRAKHKEVCLHKDSPLGETILECYNCGCRNVFLLGFISAKAENVVVLLCREPCLNVNALKDMNWDLSQWCPLIDDRCFLSWLVKVPSEQEQLRARQISAQQINKVEELWKTNPDASLEDLEKPGVDDEPQPVVLKYEDAYQYQNVFAPLIKLEADYDKMMKESQSKDSLTVRWDVGLNKKRVAYFVFPKEDNELRLVPGDELRLRYSGGTSHPAWQSVGHVIKLTAQEEVALELRASQGVPVELNHGFSVDFVWKSTSFDRMQGAMKTFAVDETSVSGYIYHHLLGHEVEHQIIRNTLPKRFGAPGLPELNASQVLAVKSVLQKPVSLIQGPPGTGKTVTSAAIVYHMAKQGQGQVLVCAPSNVAVDQLAEKISSTGLKVVRLCAKSREAVSSPVEHLTLHYQVRHLDNSEKSEMHKLQQLKDEQGELSSSDEKKYKALKRATEREILQSADVICCTCVGAGDPRLSNFRFRQVLIDESTQATEPECLIPLVLGVKQVVLVGDHCQLGPVIMCKKAARAGLAQSLFERLVILGVKPFRLQVQYRMHPCLSEFPSNCFYEGTLQNGVTVNERQTTGIDFPWPVPNRPMFFYVQMGVEEISASGTSYLNRTEAANVEKIVTTFLRSGVVPSQIGVITPYEGQRAYIVNYMSRNGSLRQQLYKEIEVASVDSFQGREKDYIILSCVRSNEHQGIGFLNDPRRLNVALTRARYGIVVLGNPKVLSKQPLWNSLLTHYKEHECLVEGPLNNLKQSMVQFQKPKKIYNDRRLFLGGGQGVMHGSTFGAAGSVDKRSGHPFVPFGPPNGAHKPGVHPSGYPLPRMPFPPFPGSPHSQPYAIPTRGSLHGAIGAVPAVPQPGSRNFGAPRANTAGPIGGHLPPHQQNSQQAMGPTYNYPGLENPSSQPSGGGPMSQPGLMTQMPVQGLSQTFRDGFTVGGMSQDFFGDDFKSQGSHVAYNIADFSTQASQGGYGVEYTQGPQSGYPGNYLNQSAHPGYPHMGATNDIVSQDHMAHGSHGMFTQAGYNDPSQDESSQMHYGMGAPGHLQSQSMMNPMYSQSYAHYNTQPQSLQPPPQ, via the exons ATGGCGACGCAGCCGCCTTCCTCCGCTGCGGCCGCTGACCTCTACGAGACGGCCTCGCAGCCGGacccctccgcctccgccgccggggACGCCTACACCTTCCTCGAGTTCAACACGCAGGGCGACGACTTCGAGTACCCCGACTTCCCGGAGCTCTCCCAGCCCGCCcgatccgcgccgccgcctccggccCCCGTCACCTCCTCACCATCCTCCtcctggccgccgccgcccccgccgcccGACGCCTCGCCCGACCCCGATCTCGCGCCGCAGGACTCCACCccaccggcctcctcctcctcgccctcgCCCCGCTCGTCCGCGTCCAAGGCACGGGCGTCAGCGGCGGACGGGCTCGCCGCGGGGGTCGCCTCCCTCAGCTTCGAGGAGCCTCCCGGTGCGGGAGCAGGGGAGGACGGCTACGACTACGGCAAGGGCGACTTCGTGGAGCACGCCTGCCGCTACTGCGGGATCCACAACCCCGCATGTGTCGCCCGCTGCAACGTGCCGTCCTGCCGCAAGTGGTTCTGCAACTCGAGGGGGAACACCTCTGGCTCCCATATCGTTAACCACCTG GTTAGAGCAAAACATAAGGAAGTTTGCCTTCACAAGGATAGCCCTCTGGGTGAAACAATCCTTGAATGCTACAATTGTGGCTGTCGGAATGTATTCCTTCTTGGTTTTATATCAGCAAAGGCAGAGAATGTTGTTGTTCTTCTGTGCAGAGAGCCCTGCTTGAATGTTAATGCATTGAAGGATATGAACTGGGATCTCAGTCAGTGGTGTCCTCTTATTGACGACAGGTGTTTCTTATCATGGCTTGTCAAG GTTCCCTCAGAACAGGAACAGCTGAGAGCCCGTCAAATTAGTGCCCAGCAAATTAACAAAGTAGAAGAGCTCTGGAAAACAAATCCTGATGCTTCTCTTGAAGATCTTGAAAAGCCTGGTGTAGATGATGAACCTCAGCCAGTGGTTTTGAAGTATGAAGATGCTTACCAG TATCAAAATGTCTTTGCTCCGCTGATAAAGCTTGAGGCTGACTATGACAAG ATGATGAAGGAGTCACAGAGCAAGGACAGTCTAACTGTGCGGTGGGACGTTGGATTGAACAAGAAGCGTGTTGCATATTTTGTCTTTCCAAAG GAAGATAATGAATTGAGACTTGTCCCTGGAGATGAGCTGCGTCTGAGATATTCTGGTGGTACTTCACACCCTGCATGGCAATCTGTGGGGCACGTG ATTAAACTCACTGCACAAGAGGAGGTAGCACTGGAGCTTCGTGCTAGTCAG GGTGTACCTGTTGAATTGAACCATGGATTCAGTGTGGATTTTGTTTGGAAGAGTACTAGCTTTGATAGGATGCAAGGGGCAATGAAGACTTTTGCTGTAGATGAGACAAGTGTCAGTGG ATACATATACCACCATCTTTTGGGCCACGAAGTTGAGCATCAGATAATACGTAATACACTACCAAAACGCTTTGGTGCACCTGGACTTCCAGAACTAAATGCTTCCCAG GTCTTGGCAGTTAAAAGTGTTCTTCAGAAGCCCGTTAGTTTGATTCAAGGCCCACCTGGCACTGGGAAAACTGTTACATCAGCTGCAATCGTGTACCACATGGCAAAACAAGGTCAAGGACAG GTCCTTGTATGTGCACCAAGTAATGTTGCTGTTGATCAGTTGGCAGAGAAGATAAGCTCAACAGGTCTCAAG GTTGTTAGGCTCTGTGCGAAATCTAGAGAAGCtgtttcatcacctgttgagcatcTGACACTTCATTATCAG GTTCGGCATCTCGATAATTCTGAAAAGAGCGAAATGCATAAGCTACAGCAACTGAAAGATGAACAAG GGGAATTATCGAGCAGTGATGAGAAAAAGTACAAGGCACTAAAACGGGCCACTGAAAGAGAGATATTACAAAGTGCTGATGTGATTTGCTGCACTTGTGTTGGTGCTGGAGACCCTCGTTTGTCAAACTTCCGTTTTCGCCAG GTTCTTATCGATGAGTCTACACAGGCAACAGAGCCGGAATGTCTTATTCCGTTGGTTCTTGGTGTCAAGCAG GTTGTTCTTGTTGGAGATCATTGCCAATTGGGTCCTGTCATCATGTGCAAAAAGGCAGCACGAGCAGGATTAGCACAATCTCTCTTTGAGCGCCTTGTTATCCTTGGAGTCAAGCCATTCAGGCTACAG GTCCAATATAGAATGCACCCTTGTCTTTCAGAATTTCCGTCCAACTGTTTCTATGAAGGCACGCTGCAAAATGGAGTAACTGTAAATGAAAGGCAAACAACTGGAATTGATTTTCCTTGGCCTGTTCCAAATCGACCCATGTTCTTCTATGTGCAG ATGGGAGTAGAAGAGATAAGTGCTAGTGGGACATCTTACCTCAATAGAACTGAAGCTGCAAATGTAGAGAAAATTGTAACTACATTCTTAAGAAGTGGTGTTGTGCCAAGCCAG ATTGGAGTTATCACACCTTATGAAGGGCAAAGGGCGTATATTGTAAATTATATGTCAAGGAATGGCTCTCTCCGCCAACAGCTTTATAAGGAAATTGAG GTGGCAAGTGTCGACTCCTTTCAGGGAAGAGAAAAAGATTACATTATTCTGTCCTGTGTTAGAAGCAATGAACACCAG GGTATTGGGTTTCTCAATGATCCACGCAGGTTAAATGTTGCGTTAACTCGTGCTCGGTATGGTATAGTCGTTCTTGGGAATCCAAAAGTTCTAAGCAAGCAACCTCTTTGGAATAGCTTGTTGACACATTACAAG GAGCATGAGTGCTTGGTAGAGGGACCTTTGAACAACTTGAAGCAGAGTATGGTGCAATTTCAAAAACCCAAAAAG ATCTACAATGATCGGAGACTGTTCCTGGGTGGTGGTCAAGGTGTCATGCATGGATCTACCTTCGGCGCAGCAGGCTCAGTAGATAAGAGAAGTG GTCACCCGTTTGTTCCATTTGGGCCGCCAAATGGTGCTCACAAGCCTGGTGTGCACCCATCAGGCTATCCTTTACCCCGTATGCCATTTCCTCCATTTCCTGGGTCTCCTCATTCTCAACCCTATGCAATTCCTACCCGGGGATCCCTGCATGGAGCCATTGGAGCTGTTCCAGCGGTGCCTCAACCTGGTAGCAGAAACTTTGGGGCTCCTCGTGCAAATACTGCTGGCCCTATTGGTGGGCACCTTCCTCCTCATCAACAGAACTCTCAGCAAGCTATGGGGCCAACTTATAACTATCCTGGCTTGGAAAACCCGAGCAGTCAGCCATCTGGTGGAGGCCCGATGTCCCAACCTGGACTGATGACACAG ATGCCTGTTCAAGGTCTCAGTCAAACGTTCCGCGATGGATTTACCGTTGGTGGAATGTCTCAG GACTTCTTTGGAGATGATTTTAAGAGTCAAGGATCTCACGTGGCATACAACATTGCAGATTTTTCTACTCAG GCTTCTCAAGGTGGTTATGGTGTTGAATATACACAAGGGCCCCAATCTGGATATCCTGGGAATTATTTGAACCAAAGTGCGCATCCAGGATACCCACATATGGGTGCAACAAATGATATTGTATCTCAG GATCACATGGCCCATGGTTCACATGGAATGTTTACACAAGCGGGATACAATGACCCATCACAAGACGAGTCTTCTCAGATGCATTATGGGATGGGTGCTCCTGGCCATCTTCAGTCGCAG AGCATGATGAATCCTATGTACTCTCAGTCTTATGCTCACTATAACACACAACCCCAGTCCCTGCAGCCTCCTCCACAGTGA